ACTGTTGGAACTCCTCGGCACGGCCCCCGAAACGGCCGGTTCCGCCAGGGTTGAGTTCCATGACTTGCCGGCTATTCTCCACTACGGCGAATTGAACCTGGACGGCAAGGCCCGGACCTTCCAGACCCTGCGCCTCGACGACCCCGACGGCAGCGTCCTGTTCATCTTCCTCCAAACCGGCTCCGCCGACTTCCGCCGACTCGGCGACTGGGCCGCCCATCTGCTGGGTTGCCAATGAAACGACCCTTCGGCAAGCGAGGCGAGCGTAATCCGGCCCGGGAGCTGGAGCTTTACCGAATGCTGAGCGCCCGGCTCGAGCTGGAGCTCGAACCCCACCTCGAGCTGATGCACAGCTACTACGAGGGTTCCATGGTCCACCTGCGCGGGCGGTTGCGCGGCGACAAGACCACGGCTACGGCTGCCATCATCGGGCACTGCCGCGAGCTGGGCCTCAACGCCCACGTCACCGGCGAGCCCGAGTACGTCCACATCAAGCTCAACACCCGCCGCCGAGCCCGGCCCTCGCGCCGCTGGCTCTACCCCCTGTTCGCCCTGGCCACCCTGCTGACCGTCCTCTGGGCCGGCGGGATGCACGTCGGCGTCGACCTGCTCCAGGAACCGGCGCGCTGGTACGAAGGCCTGCCCTTCGCCCTCTCCCTGCTGGGCATCCTGGTCTGCCACGAGATGGGCCACTACCTGACCGCCCGCCGTTACGGCGTCGACGTCACCCCGCCGCTCTTGCTGCCCGTGCCCAATCCCCTGATCGGCACCTTCGGCGCCGTGATCCGGATGCGCTCCCCCGTGGCCGATCGCCGGGCCCTGTTCGACATCGGCCTCGCCGGTCCCCTGTCCGGCGTGGTGGTCTCCATCGTGGTGATAATCATCGGCCTGGGTAGCGCCGAGATCATCAACGCCGCCTACGGCGAGCTGCCCCTCTCCTACGGTCCGCCCGCCATGATCCAGATCCTGGGGATGAACGTCTGGCTCAACCTGCCGCCCCTCTTCCACCTGCTGCGGCTGCTCGTCGTCGGCCCCCTGGGCTCCGCCGAAGCCCTGGTCCTGGGGCCCGTGGGCTTCGCCGGTTGGCTGGGGCTGTTCGTCACCGCGCTCAACCTGATCCCCGTCGGCCAGCTCGACGGCGGGCACATCGTCTACACCTCGATGCGCCGGGCCTACAAGCCGCTGAGCACCCTGGCCCTGCTGGCTGTGCTGTTTTTCGCCTTCTTCTGGCCGGGCTGGTTGGTCTGGGCCGCCGTGTTGTTCTTCGTCTCCCGCAAGCGTCCGGCGCCCCTGGACGACGTCACCCCCCTGGGCCGGGGCCGCACGCTGGCCGGTTACGGCGCCATGCTGCTGTTCCTGCTCTGTCTGACCCCGGTGCCGGTGATTATGTAGCCGGCGGCGGACGAGCACCGTGACAGCACCGGGCCCGGCACGGTTCTTGCATTCACGGCGGCCCTGGCGGTCCGCCGTGGCAAGAACGCGCGCCGGGCCTTGTTACGCTCCCAAACGCTCGAACCCAGTTCTCAAGCCAGCCACATTGCATCTCCAATGCGGCTGTTCGGCGGGGTTCCGTGCCTCGCCCGTTTTTTTTCGCCGGCGGTTATGGTCGATGGTCCGGGCTGTCGGTCGACAGTAGCGCCTTGGCTTCGTTCCCGTCACCCCGCGGGCGGAGGAAGTACAGCCGGGTGCCGCCGTATTCTCGTTTGTCCACTACGTGGTAAGCGTCGAACCCGGGCTCGGGACCCTTGGTCTTGGGGGACTCGTAGACCAGCAGTCCGGCGACGAGGGGCCGCAGCAGGGCGGCGGTCTCGTCGGGGTCGCAGGCGTAGGGTGGATCGGCGAAGACGATGTCGTAGGGGGTGTCGCGACCGCCCCAGCCCGCGACGAACCGCTCCACGGACTGGAGGTAGATCCGTCCCCGGCCGGCCAGGCCGGTGTGCTCGAGGTTGGTACGCAGGTAGCGGCGCAGGCCCTTGTCGGCTTCGATGAAGTCGCAGCTCTTGGCGCCCCGGCTGAGGGCTTCGATGCCCACGGCGCCGACGCCGGCGTAAGCGTCGAGGAAGGTGGCCCCGACGACGTCGGGGACGAGGATGTTGAACAGGGCCTCGCGCACCCGGTCCGAGGTCGGTCGCACCCGGCGTCCCGGCGGGGCGTTGAGGCCGTGACCCTTGGCTTCTCCGGCGATGACTCTCACGCTTGCTCCTCGGCGGCTTTGCGCCGGGCGGTCACCCGGCGGTCGGCCAGGCGTTGGGGCTCGGGCAGACGGAAACGGTCGAGTTGCTCGAGGACGACGTCGAGGGCGTCCTCGAGGGTTATCCGGACCCCGACGGAGACGAAGAGGGGCTTGACGTTGTCCCGGCTGCGCAGGACGCAGCCCAGTGTCTCCCCGGTCCGCGGATCGACGAGTTCGCTGCGCGCGCCCTTCGACGGCCCGGGCTCGACGTACTCGCCGATCAGGCGGCTCTTGCCGACGCCGATGGTGGGGATCTCGAAGACCAGACCCAGGTGGGCGGCCAGGCCCAGGCGTCGGGGGTGGGCCCGCCCCTGGCCGTCGCAGATCAGCACGTCGGGTCGCTGTTTCAACTTGTTCCAGGCGGTGCAACAGGCCGGACCCTCGCGGTAGCTCAGCAGGCCGGGGACGTAGGGGAAGTCCAGGGGCGCTGTGCCGAGGACCTCTTGCAGCAGTCGGCCCCGGCGATCCAGCACCACCAGACAGGCGAAGACCCGCCGGAGCCGTTTCGAGTAGCTGACGTCGAGGCCGCCGACGGCGCCGTAACCAGCGAGGGGCTCGTCGGGCGGTAGCGAGGCGACCAGTTCGGCCTGTTGCCGACGCGCCGCGGCGACCTCCCTGGGCCAGGCGAGTTCCATCAGACCGTCCCCGCGCTCGGTTTTGTCGGTGCCTTGCGGTCGAACAGTCTGCGCTTGAGCCTCTTCAACCCCCGCCAGAGACGCACCGGCAGGTTGCCGGTCAGCTCCACCGCCCGCACCGGGCAGACCTCGTGACAGCACAGACAGAGGATGCAGCGGCCGTAATCGATCCGGTAGGCGCCGTCACGACGGCTGACGGCCTCGTTTGGGCAGGCCCGGGCGCAGGCTCCGCAGCGGACGCAGACCGCTTCGTCGATACCCGGGTACAGCCGTACCAATCCAGCCAGATAGCGGCTCAGTGATGAGGGCAGCTTCATCCGCCAGGCCGTCGCCGGGATGGTGAAATCGCCCTTAACCGGTGTCGCATCGCCGATAACGCTGATCCGGCGCGGATCGAACAGACCCCAGCGCCGGCAGGCCCGTTCGACGGGCAGCTCGGCGGCCCGCAGTCCGATCAAGCCGGCCAGAACGTGATCGAGGGCGGCGGCGTTGGCCCCGGCGGCCAGGCGGCCGAAGGCGTGGGGGGCGCCCGAGGCCGGACCGTCGCCCTGCATCGCAGTGACGGCGTCGACGATGCTGAGGGCCGGCGGACGGGCGGCGTAGCAATCGGCGACGATCTCGCCGAAGTCCAGCGGGTTGACCGCCAGGCGGTGGAACTGGGTCTTGCGCATCCCGGGCACGTAACCGTAGAGGTTCTTCACCGCGCAGGTCAGCAGGGTCAGGGAGTGGGTTTTGAGCTTGGGTAGGTTGACCACGGCGTCGGCTTCGACGACGGGTCGCGCGATTTGAACCGCCTCGCCGAAGCGGTTGCGACCACGGAAATGCACGTGGCCGGCGGTCTCGAAACCGACGATTTCGACCCCCAGCTCTTCGCAGACCGCGCCCAGGCCGCTGGTGCGCCAGACGCGCTCCAGCACCCGGCTGCTGCCCGCCGGGCTGTCGCCGACGATCACGCTGAACCCGTGCTCGAGCAAGGCCTCCAGCACCACACGCAACACGACGGGATGGGTGGTCACCTGGCGCTCGGGAGGGAACTCGGCCAGCAGGTTGGGCTTGACCAGAATCCGCGCCGGAGCCGGGGGCAACGGGGCCTCCCAGCCGCCCAGCGGCTCCAGGACGCGCGCCAGCGCCCGGCGGACGAGGTTCGGCTCGTAGCTTTCGCACACCGCCAGGGCCACCCGGTGGTCGGCCCGGCGTTGCGTCTGTATGTTACGCGGGATCTGTCCCGCCTCGGCCATGGCTTACCTCTTCCCTGTTCGTCACCGGCGCTGCGAGGTTAGCAGAGCACCGACGGCTAGGCAAGTCGCCTTGAAAAACCCGGTCTGGTCGGTTAGCCTTGATAGTGGAAGGAAAAGTCAAACGAGAGGAGACGACGTGGGACTCGAGGATCTCGATCTCGACTTCGGCGTGCGGATGGGTTTTTACACTCTGCTGGGGCCCGGGGTCGCCCTGACGATCTATCGCATCATCACCCGGGGCTTCGACTTCAAGGAACCGGTCTACCTCTGGGGCATCGCCATCCCCTGGTGGGTCAACTACAGCCTGCTGGGCGGGGCGCTGCTCATCGGCATCGGTCGCTGGTTGTGGTCCAGGCGCCGCAAGCGCCGCGAGGAGCGCCGGGAGCTGGCCGAGGAGCGT
The Candidatus Coatesbacteria bacterium genome window above contains:
- a CDS encoding site-2 protease family protein, whose amino-acid sequence is MKRPFGKRGERNPARELELYRMLSARLELELEPHLELMHSYYEGSMVHLRGRLRGDKTTATAAIIGHCRELGLNAHVTGEPEYVHIKLNTRRRARPSRRWLYPLFALATLLTVLWAGGMHVGVDLLQEPARWYEGLPFALSLLGILVCHEMGHYLTARRYGVDVTPPLLLPVPNPLIGTFGAVIRMRSPVADRRALFDIGLAGPLSGVVVSIVVIIIGLGSAEIINAAYGELPLSYGPPAMIQILGMNVWLNLPPLFHLLRLLVVGPLGSAEALVLGPVGFAGWLGLFVTALNLIPVGQLDGGHIVYTSMRRAYKPLSTLALLAVLFFAFFWPGWLVWAAVLFFVSRKRPAPLDDVTPLGRGRTLAGYGAMLLFLLCLTPVPVIM
- the rsmD gene encoding 16S rRNA (guanine(966)-N(2))-methyltransferase RsmD, whose amino-acid sequence is MRVIAGEAKGHGLNAPPGRRVRPTSDRVREALFNILVPDVVGATFLDAYAGVGAVGIEALSRGAKSCDFIEADKGLRRYLRTNLEHTGLAGRGRIYLQSVERFVAGWGGRDTPYDIVFADPPYACDPDETAALLRPLVAGLLVYESPKTKGPEPGFDAYHVVDKREYGGTRLYFLRPRGDGNEAKALLSTDSPDHRP
- a CDS encoding endonuclease V; this translates as MELAWPREVAAARRQQAELVASLPPDEPLAGYGAVGGLDVSYSKRLRRVFACLVVLDRRGRLLQEVLGTAPLDFPYVPGLLSYREGPACCTAWNKLKQRPDVLICDGQGRAHPRRLGLAAHLGLVFEIPTIGVGKSRLIGEYVEPGPSKGARSELVDPRTGETLGCVLRSRDNVKPLFVSVGVRITLEDALDVVLEQLDRFRLPEPQRLADRRVTARRKAAEEQA
- a CDS encoding DUF362 domain-containing protein, which codes for MAEAGQIPRNIQTQRRADHRVALAVCESYEPNLVRRALARVLEPLGGWEAPLPPAPARILVKPNLLAEFPPERQVTTHPVVLRVVLEALLEHGFSVIVGDSPAGSSRVLERVWRTSGLGAVCEELGVEIVGFETAGHVHFRGRNRFGEAVQIARPVVEADAVVNLPKLKTHSLTLLTCAVKNLYGYVPGMRKTQFHRLAVNPLDFGEIVADCYAARPPALSIVDAVTAMQGDGPASGAPHAFGRLAAGANAAALDHVLAGLIGLRAAELPVERACRRWGLFDPRRISVIGDATPVKGDFTIPATAWRMKLPSSLSRYLAGLVRLYPGIDEAVCVRCGACARACPNEAVSRRDGAYRIDYGRCILCLCCHEVCPVRAVELTGNLPVRLWRGLKRLKRRLFDRKAPTKPSAGTV
- a CDS encoding DUF4381 family protein; the encoded protein is MLRGICPASAMAYLFPVRHRRCEVSRAPTARQVALKNPVWSVSLDSGRKSQTRGDDVGLEDLDLDFGVRMGFYTLLGPGVALTIYRIITRGFDFKEPVYLWGIAIPWWVNYSLLGGALLIGIGRWLWSRRRKRREERRELAEERAEAERERREDEEWEREWNEFD